From the bacterium genome, the window GATGCGGGAGAACTGCGGCCAGCGAAGGTCTACCGAAGGGTCCACCTCTATGGAATTGCCCACGCCTCTTCCGGCCGCCCTCACCTGCACTGTCGCGGCGGCGGCGTGGCGCTTGTCGCCGAGAGTCCTGTCGAACTCCACCCTTCCCTCGCCTTCGCCCAGCACGGTTTCCTTGTAGACGACCTGCGGCTTGCCGACGTTTACCCCTACGTTGAACTCCTCCTCCATCCTCGAAAGCACAACTTCGATGTGGAGTTCGCCCATGCCGGAGATTATCGTCTGCCCCGTCTCCTCGTCCACCCCGAAGCGGAAGGTGGGGTCTTCCTCCGCGATGCGCGCGAAGGCCTCGTTCATCTTGTCTTCGTCCTGCGTCTTTTTCGGCTCCACGGCCATGCTGATTACGGGAGTGGCGAAGGCGATGGTTTCGAGAAGGAGCGGATGCTCCTGATCGCAAAGGGTGTCTCCGGTCATCGTCCACTTTAGGCCGGTGAGAGCTATGATGTCTCCGGCCACGGCCTCTTCGGCGCGCTCTTTTTTGTCGGCGTGGACGCCCAGTATGGCGGCGGGCTTTTCAATCTTGTCGCGGGTGGCGTTGTAGAGCCTTCCGCCGTGGTAAGAGCCGGAGTAAACCCTGATATAGGTGAGCTTTCTGCCCGCGTCCTGCTGTATCTTGAAGGCCAGCGCGCAGAAGGGCTCGTCGATCTTTGGTTTGCGTATCTCTTCGGCGCCCGTCTTGGGGTGGACTCCCGTGACCGGCCGGGCTTCCGCCGGGGAAGGCAGGTAATCGACCACGGCGTCAAGAAGGGGCTGCACGCCCTTGTTGCGGAGGGCCGTCCCGCAAAGCACCGGGACAATCTTGGCCTCAATCGTTAGTTTCCTCACCGAAGCCTTTACCTTTTCCGCTCCCGGCCACTCCCCTTCCAGAAAAACCTCCGCTATCGAGTCGTCGTAATCGGAGAGAGCCTCAAGAAGTTTTTCCCTGCCGTGTTCCAGAAGCGGAAGATTTTCAGGGCTGATTTCCCTGCGGTTCATCTCGGCGCCCTGCGTCTTTTCCTCCCAGGTGAGCTCCTCAGCGCTCAGGAGATCGATTACCCCCAGGAAGGAGGATTCCGCCCCCATCGGCCAGCAGAGCGGCGCGGTGCGTGCGCCGAGCTTGTCGGCGAGGGTGTTCATCGACCGCTCGAAATCCGCCCCGGTGCGGTCCATCTTGTTTATGAAGCTTATCTTGGGGACTCCGTACTTGACCGACTGCCGCCAGATCGTCTCGGTCTGGGGCTGCACGCCGGCAACGGCGTCGATTACGAGCACCACGCCGTCGAGCACGCGAAGGCTTCTTTCGACCTCCACGGTAAAATCGACGTGGCCGGGAGTATCGATGAGGTGGAGGTCGAACCCCTTCCACTCGACGCGGGTAGTCGCGGCGGTGATGGTTATTCCGCGTTCCTGCTCCTGCTTCATCCAGTCCATCACCGCGGCGCCCTCGTGCACCTCGCCGATTTTATGAATGCGGCCCGTATAATAGAGAATTCTTTCGGAAATCGTGGTCTTGCCCGCGTCTATGTGGGCGAAGATTCCAAAATTGCGTATCTTTTCCATCTTGGGGTTAGCCATGCCAGAAAACCTTTATTGCTGCCGTATTGTTAGAAAATGTCGCGCCGCGGCGACAGCGGCTCTTCGATAAGGACGTGGCCCGCGAGAGTCTCTTTGGGCTTTCCGTCGACCAGAATCCGCACCTTCGTCGCCCCCTCCACGTTTTCGACAACGGAGTTTACGATGGAGTAGACCGCCAGAAGCTCTCCCGAAACGCCCCAGGAGGAGATTTCGTCCAGCGAGGGCTCCATATCCACTACGATTACGCCGTCCTTGCCGAAATAGGCGTTTTTGAGCTTCGCCGAGGAGGGCAGAGGGGGAGCGGTCCCGGCACCGCCTTCCCTGGTGAGAAGCTCGATAATCTTCCGCACCCTTACCGCCGGATCGCCATGCGAGGCTACGGGCCTTTTGACGGCAACGAGCTTCGTCCACTTCGGATCGGCGAAGTAGAGCGTCACGCTGTCTCTTTTCCCTTCCTTTATCGACGGAAGGGCGCTGGCGGCCTCGCCGACCCTGCGCGTGACCTCTCCCTTCACCTTGCCGAAAAGGTCCGGCTTGAAGTACCAGAGGGCTCCGCCCGCTCCGGCCAGCATGAAGACTATTACGAAAATCAAAAAGAGGCAGCCCCGCTTGT encodes:
- the fusA gene encoding elongation factor G; this translates as MANPKMEKIRNFGIFAHIDAGKTTISERILYYTGRIHKIGEVHEGAAVMDWMKQEQERGITITAATTRVEWKGFDLHLIDTPGHVDFTVEVERSLRVLDGVVLVIDAVAGVQPQTETIWRQSVKYGVPKISFINKMDRTGADFERSMNTLADKLGARTAPLCWPMGAESSFLGVIDLLSAEELTWEEKTQGAEMNRREISPENLPLLEHGREKLLEALSDYDDSIAEVFLEGEWPGAEKVKASVRKLTIEAKIVPVLCGTALRNKGVQPLLDAVVDYLPSPAEARPVTGVHPKTGAEEIRKPKIDEPFCALAFKIQQDAGRKLTYIRVYSGSYHGGRLYNATRDKIEKPAAILGVHADKKERAEEAVAGDIIALTGLKWTMTGDTLCDQEHPLLLETIAFATPVISMAVEPKKTQDEDKMNEAFARIAEEDPTFRFGVDEETGQTIISGMGELHIEVVLSRMEEEFNVGVNVGKPQVVYKETVLGEGEGRVEFDRTLGDKRHAAAATVQVRAAGRGVGNSIEVDPSVDLRWPQFSRIIRAGVEEGLYSGPLGYPVEDVAVKVLSLEGEEGSISEMAVKVSVAQSLGEAMKKARPVQLEPLMEVKITVPEENLGEVIGDLNARRGEVQAVESLYNSAEITAFVSLRRMFGYSTDLRSATQGRGVFAMTFKRYDVSGG